The following DNA comes from Magnolia sinica isolate HGM2019 chromosome 18, MsV1, whole genome shotgun sequence.
GCGGTGTGGATCACTGAACCAAGGGCTGTCATCTGTcgacttgtacaaactgaaaacccaagtgcATTGCAGAAACTCTCAGCCTGAGCATTATTCACTGCCTCTGTAAATTAATGGAGAATGATACGCcaagtttttttttcaaacttgaaAGATTTCTTTTTGACaattaattttttgaaaatctaccatcaTAGTTCAGTAGAGCTATAAGTTACTAATATTTTCCATTACGATGGCAGGGATAAAAACTGCttcgtgggtcccactatttaaaTCCACCCTTTGTAGATGCATCCATTTTTCGTAATTTGGTAATATAATAGTACAGATTGGTAGAAAGGGAGAATCTATCAAAAAGGGGAGGTCAGAGGGGTAAATAGCAATACCCCTGTTTGGGATTGGATGAGAGGGGGAAGACTGTATTGAGTAACTCAAAACTtacaataggaaaaataaaagaagtgAAGAGATGTTATTGCAGGATATGTTATGGAAAAGTAGCAGAAATTTTTAGCCAGCAATTGTAAATTGCAATATCCCTCTTAATTCTTTTTGGAGTTTAATTTTGCATACTTCATTTTTGTTATCCTTTTGTTTCCAAATTTTTAGAAGTTTCGCTTAAACTCACCCGATATTTCTAATTTGAATTCAGGTGTTTGCAGTTTGGTGAGCGGAACATTTGTTACTTGGTATTCTAGTCTTCTAATAGCATCTTTGTGGGGGTGGAATGGGGAGAAGCAAACTACTTATCGGGAGCTTGGAAGAAGTATCTTTGGTTGGTAATCCATCCTCcccatctttttttttccccttctaaaTTCTGTAATTTCCATTTTGTTCATCGCTGTTGTTTAGCTTTGTTGGGTATTTTATAAAGTAGTCCTCTATATTTCGAATCTCTTAGATTTATTTAGTGCCCAAAATTCAGTTTTTGCATTTGGTGTTTGTACAATTTCTACCTATTTCTATTTCTCCCTTGACTATTGTCTGTTTGAATCTTTGAAGGATCCTTGGGTTACTGGTCAATCACAATTTTCCAGCAGGTGGCTTCCGTGGGCAATAACATTGCCATCCAAATTGCTGCAGGAAGCAGCCTAAAGGTTAGTCTTATGCAAGTGCGGTGGATCGTGCCTTTGATTGGCAGGGCACGTATGGATGCACAATCAAATCAAATTGAAATTATTAGTCTCGTTAAGTGTGAGTAAATGTAACTAAGTTACTTCCAAGTTGGACCTAAGAAAATGCGATCACATTTGAGGCTACTTCCTAATTATGAATGCTGGGATACATCATTTGCTGAGCTGAATGTTTTTGCAATTCTTTTCACTTGTGCATCAGAACACAAACTCTAACATTGCTGTTTTATGTCTAGGCAGTTTACAAGTATTACCACAGGGACAGTACATTAACCTTGCAGATATTCATTATCTTTTTTGGGGCCTTtgagcttctcctatcccaactCCCAGATATCCACTCATTACGATGGGTGAATGCGCTATGCACGGGCAGCACCATTGGCTTTGCTGGCACAACCATTGGCGTGACTATCTACAATGGTAAACCTACAATGTTCTACTTTCTTCTATGTTGTTTACAAGATCTGTTTGCTTTTTTACTTCTGTAGCCTTTtcacagattttttttaaaaaaggatcaTAAAATCAGAAAGGAAATGCTAGAATCTACTTTCAGACTCGTACATCACCAATGCGCACATGCATTCGATGATGGAATCTTTTGAAAGATATGAGTATCCGTCCTCAGATTGCAAATATTGTAGGTTCCAGTCTGTTTATTGAAATTCCGAGCTGTGATCCCAAGAGTCGGTAGACATTGATATGCAAAATATGTATCTGTGAATCATCTGTAAAATGAGCCTCTTGGATTCCATGTGGTGGTAGCTGCCGCTCATAAATCTGCTTTCCTTGTAGGGAAAAAGATTGATCGGAAGACAATAAGCTATAGCTTACAAGGAAGCTCCTCCACTAAGATATTCCAAGCTTTCAATGCCCTTGGGGCAATTGCTTTCTCGTTTGGAGACGCAATGCTTCCAGAAATACAGGTACCGAATTTTCATAAGAGTACTGATCACCAGTAATTGGTTTTATGATACAACCCATGTTGGATCAATAGCCATAAGGCCCTCTTGATCCTAGCTGCTAGTGGTGGAGATCAGTAATCCCCACATCAGCTTGTTAATTGGGCTTCTAACCAGTTAATTGTACTAATACTatcattaatattattatatttcaaATCCATTTTTGAACCGTTTAAATCAAGATTAAGAATAGGATTAATGTTTCCCAAATGAGAGGGTAGTTTCACCTTGGGAGAGTTGATGATTGGACTGTTACATTGGTTGATTGGAGTCTATAAAAGGGGATTAGCAAACCCATTTCAATAGCTGAGGATACACAAGAAAACCACAAAATCCTTCAAGAATAATACCTACGGTAAGGAAGAGCACTCTCCCATTGTGATCACCAGTCTCATGACATTTCCCTCTTCATTTAGTCAATGTTTGTCGGTCCCGATCTCTGGATTTTTCAATCCATTCATTAACGGCTTCGGAATTTGCTTTCCAATTTTGCCTATAGAAATACCATACATGTTTGAAGGGCAGAATGCTTGTAAAAGATAGTTGTAGGTTATCCTAGTACCAGTTGTAGGTGATCATGTCTATTTCTAGAGTTAACTAGCACTGAACTCTTTGATTATGCAAGATTAGTGAGATGTCTTATTAAGATGTGTTTCTTTTGCCAGAATACTGTAAGGGAGCCTGCAAAGAAGAACATGTACAAAGGCGTATCTGCCGCATACATGATTATTGTTTTGAGCTACTGGCAATTGGCTTTCAGTGGTTACTGGGCATTTGGGTCATCGGTTCGGCCGTACATTTTGGCATCCCTCATGATCCCAGAATGGACGATTGTTATGGCAAATCTATTTGCTGTGATTCAAATATCAGGGTGCTTTCAGGTACTCCACTAAGGTGTGCATTTGGATTACAAATGACTTAGATCACGATAATTAAGTGGCAAGAAAGTGCAATTGAATATGATCACAATTTGGATTGGgctttgtttggatgcacaaggtAAATTGAATTGCGAGCATATGAAAAAGAAAGTTTTGTGAACAGGCTGTTTAAACAacaggaaatgaccaaattgtaatggTGTTTCCTTCTATGGTCAATGAAGAAGACCTCTTGGTTGCAATTACATTTCTttcagggcccgtttggatagtatgaaaagaaaagagaagaaatcaaaACTGGAATGATTACTTAGTGATGATTTTCCCATGATTTCCATGAGATGGATTCCATGGCGGGGGCTTGTTTTGATAGGAAGTGGAAATTTGATAATTTTCTCAGATTGGTTACCTCTTATCTTGTGTGTGAGAATTTGACTAGGTGTTTGGATAATGATTGCTTTTTGAAATCCAATATTTCTTTGCTATCCAACATTGTGAAAGATCCCATTATAAGAAAAGTCAtccattttttgttcttttctttctcccatCATCCAAACAGGCTCTTTTTCATATTGCTAAggtacaatttggtcatttccactttattggactagttattgcaattcaatttgatgatacatccaaacacaccctaacttGCAAAAAGCTGGCAGTGAACCATCATGGTATTTTTCATATTACAAATGTTGGTGACCGACCAAGTAATGGTGGAATAGGAAtaatgtagctgaccccaatttgttgggataaggcttatatgATAATAATGAATGTTGGTTGTCTTGATTTagttgcaatttttatttttatttttatttttttttgtttgtttcaaACCCAACTTGGAGAGAACACAATCATATCACTTTTTCTTGTTTTGCAATTGATTGTAATCCAATCCATTTGGATATCCAAACACACGACTAATGTTTGTAGTCCATAAACGTGAGTTTGCTTATAATTCCATTCTGTTCAGATATACTGCCGGCCGACTTACGCCTATATGGAGGAAAGAATGCTCTCTAAGAATAGCAGCCGTCTCCACATCCGCAATATTCTGGTGCGGCTTGTTCTGACATCAGGCTACATGGTTCTCGTCACCCTAATTGCTGCTGCAATGCCTTTCTTTGGTGATTTTGTTTCTATCTGTGGGGCAGTTGGGTTCACCCCGCTGGATTTTGTCTTCCCAGCTATAGCATATCTGAAAGTCGGGAAATTGCCCAAGAAGATGGTTTTGCGTGTTCTGTTGCAGATCCTTAACATTGTTATTGCTGCATGCTATTCTGTTGTTGCAATCCTGGGCTGCATTGGTGCTATCAGAATCATCATAAAGGATGTTAAGATATACAAGTTCTTTCATGACATGTAATACCAATTATCAGTGTTGTACTTATCAAAGAAATCAATGCTGTAGAAGTTATTGTGCATCCGCTGTTGAAAATGCGGGGCATTCAAGAAATGGGTAAAATTTTGATGGGAGCATTTTGGGAATACATAGTATAAATGTATGAAGAGGTTTGTTAATTACACACAGGCACATGCCAGAATGGAAAACTAGTGCAGGATCTAAGCTTTCCACCTGGTTGGAAATAATGCTAAAACCTTGTCTCAAAAATCAGGCAGTTTCAATCCTCAGGTGGGTCACAATGTACAAAGTGAATTGACAgataaaacaattttttttttctttctagctgaccatttgttttgtatgttgtgacccacctgaggTGAGAAAtagcctcatttttaggcattaGATCTAATCAgcatagcccacctgatgaaaggaTCCAACCAAGCACCTATCTTCAGCATTTGGATGAGCAGGGCTCTCACAGGCA
Coding sequences within:
- the LOC131233567 gene encoding GABA transporter 1-like isoform X1; this translates as MRTDISGSGTEKSTAENIDESSWATGEEEAVSSLRHGGKGTWKHAAFHVATTIATPAAYAPLPFALASLGWPIGVCSLVSGTFVTWYSSLLIASLWGWNGEKQTTYRELGRSIFGSLGYWSITIFQQVASVGNNIAIQIAAGSSLKAVYKYYHRDSTLTLQIFIIFFGAFELLLSQLPDIHSLRWVNALCTGSTIGFAGTTIGVTIYNGKKIDRKTISYSLQGSSSTKIFQAFNALGAIAFSFGDAMLPEIQNTVREPAKKNMYKGVSAAYMIIVLSYWQLAFSGYWAFGSSVRPYILASLMIPEWTIVMANLFAVIQISGCFQIYCRPTYAYMEERMLSKNSSRLHIRNILVRLVLTSGYMVLVTLIAAAMPFFGDFVSICGAVGFTPLDFVFPAIAYLKVGKLPKKMVLRVLLQILNIVIAACYSVVAILGCIGAIRIIIKDVKIYKFFHDM
- the LOC131233567 gene encoding GABA transporter 1-like isoform X3; the protein is MRTDISGSGTEKSTAENIDESSWATGEEEAVSSLRHGGKGTWKHAAFHVATTIATPAAYAPLPFALASLGWPIGVCSLVSGTFVTWYSSLLIASLWGWNGEKQTTYRELGRSIFVYKYYHRDSTLTLQIFIIFFGAFELLLSQLPDIHSLRWVNALCTGSTIGFAGTTIGVTIYNGKKIDRKTISYSLQGSSSTKIFQAFNALGAIAFSFGDAMLPEIQNTVREPAKKNMYKGVSAAYMIIVLSYWQLAFSGYWAFGSSVRPYILASLMIPEWTIVMANLFAVIQISGCFQIYCRPTYAYMEERMLSKNSSRLHIRNILVRLVLTSGYMVLVTLIAAAMPFFGDFVSICGAVGFTPLDFVFPAIAYLKVGKLPKKMVLRVLLQILNIVIAACYSVVAILGCIGAIRIIIKDVKIYKFFHDM
- the LOC131233567 gene encoding GABA transporter 1-like isoform X2, encoding MGHRRRRSCQFSPSWRERNVEARRIPRGDYNRDASRLRAPALRPRLPRLANSLVSGTFVTWYSSLLIASLWGWNGEKQTTYRELGRSIFGSLGYWSITIFQQVASVGNNIAIQIAAGSSLKAVYKYYHRDSTLTLQIFIIFFGAFELLLSQLPDIHSLRWVNALCTGSTIGFAGTTIGVTIYNGKKIDRKTISYSLQGSSSTKIFQAFNALGAIAFSFGDAMLPEIQNTVREPAKKNMYKGVSAAYMIIVLSYWQLAFSGYWAFGSSVRPYILASLMIPEWTIVMANLFAVIQISGCFQIYCRPTYAYMEERMLSKNSSRLHIRNILVRLVLTSGYMVLVTLIAAAMPFFGDFVSICGAVGFTPLDFVFPAIAYLKVGKLPKKMVLRVLLQILNIVIAACYSVVAILGCIGAIRIIIKDVKIYKFFHDM
- the LOC131233567 gene encoding GABA transporter 1-like isoform X4 yields the protein MGHRRRRSCQFSPSWRERNVEARRIPRGDYNRDASRLRAPALRPRLPRLANSLVSGTFVTWYSSLLIASLWGWNGEKQTTYRELGRSIFVYKYYHRDSTLTLQIFIIFFGAFELLLSQLPDIHSLRWVNALCTGSTIGFAGTTIGVTIYNGKKIDRKTISYSLQGSSSTKIFQAFNALGAIAFSFGDAMLPEIQNTVREPAKKNMYKGVSAAYMIIVLSYWQLAFSGYWAFGSSVRPYILASLMIPEWTIVMANLFAVIQISGCFQIYCRPTYAYMEERMLSKNSSRLHIRNILVRLVLTSGYMVLVTLIAAAMPFFGDFVSICGAVGFTPLDFVFPAIAYLKVGKLPKKMVLRVLLQILNIVIAACYSVVAILGCIGAIRIIIKDVKIYKFFHDM